A window from Streptomyces sp. NBC_00335 encodes these proteins:
- the ybaK gene encoding Cys-tRNA(Pro) deacylase yields MAKKKPAGTPAIVALTAAGADFTVHAYEHDPAHPSYGEEAAQALGVSPAQVFKTLLADVDGSLVVAVVPVSGSLDLKALAAAVGGKRAAMADPALAERTTGYVLGGISPLGQRKRLRTVLDASASGFPTICVSAGRRGLEVELPAATLTTLTAATLAPIARA; encoded by the coding sequence ATGGCGAAGAAGAAGCCGGCGGGCACTCCGGCGATCGTGGCCCTGACGGCGGCCGGCGCCGATTTCACCGTGCACGCCTACGAGCACGACCCCGCCCACCCGTCCTACGGCGAGGAGGCGGCCCAGGCCCTCGGGGTCTCCCCCGCGCAGGTCTTCAAGACGCTGCTGGCGGACGTGGACGGCTCCCTGGTGGTCGCGGTGGTCCCGGTCTCGGGCAGCCTCGACCTGAAGGCCCTGGCCGCCGCGGTGGGCGGCAAGCGCGCGGCGATGGCCGATCCGGCCCTGGCGGAACGCACCACGGGCTACGTCCTGGGCGGCATCTCCCCGCTGGGCCAGCGCAAGCGCCTGCGCACGGTCCTGGACGCCTCGGCCTCCGGCTTCCCCACGATCTGCGTCTCGGCGGGCCGCCGCGGCCTGGAGGTCGAGCTCCCGGCGGCCACCCTCACCACCCTGACCGCGGCCACCCTGGCCCCGATCGCCCGCGCGTAA
- a CDS encoding LON peptidase substrate-binding domain-containing protein — MTTVRLPLFPLNSVLFPGLVLPLNIFEERYRAMMRELLKAGEDEPRRFAVVAIRDGREVAPTAPGLPDQTAVPERGPAAGFGADPVQAFHRVGCIADAASIREREDGSFEVMATGTVRVRLLSVDASGPFLVAELEELPEDAGDGAGALAEGVLRAFRTYQKRLAGARERSLTGMDLPDEPSVVSYLVAAAAVLDIPAKQRLLQAPDTATRLAEELKLLRAETAVIRHLPSLPAVDLTRAPTSPN, encoded by the coding sequence GTGACCACCGTTCGCCTGCCCCTCTTCCCGCTGAACTCGGTGCTGTTCCCGGGACTCGTGCTCCCGCTGAACATCTTCGAGGAGCGTTATCGCGCCATGATGCGCGAGCTGCTGAAGGCGGGAGAGGACGAGCCCCGCCGTTTCGCGGTCGTCGCGATCCGCGACGGCCGGGAAGTCGCCCCGACCGCGCCCGGCCTGCCCGACCAGACGGCCGTGCCCGAGCGCGGGCCGGCCGCCGGTTTCGGCGCGGACCCGGTCCAGGCCTTCCACCGGGTGGGCTGCATCGCGGACGCGGCCTCGATCCGGGAGCGGGAGGACGGCAGCTTCGAGGTGATGGCGACCGGCACGGTCCGGGTCCGGCTGCTGTCGGTCGACGCCTCCGGCCCGTTCCTCGTGGCGGAGCTGGAGGAGCTCCCGGAGGACGCGGGCGACGGCGCGGGCGCGCTGGCCGAGGGCGTGCTGCGGGCGTTCCGCACGTACCAGAAGCGGCTGGCGGGAGCCCGCGAGCGGTCCCTGACCGGCATGGACCTCCCCGACGAGCCCTCGGTGGTCTCCTACCTGGTCGCGGCGGCCGCGGTGCTGGACATCCCGGCCAAGCAGCGCCTGCTCCAGGCCCCGGACACGGCGACCCGCCTCGCGGAGGAGCTGAAGCTGCTGCGCGCCGAGACGGCCGTCATCCGCCATCTCCCCTCGCTCCCGGCCGTGGACCTCACGCGCGCGCCGACGAGCCCCAACTGA
- a CDS encoding oxidoreductase: MAEARPNGEPADLTGPERLMWDAYRTGSVCDLSARTAERDDPHADRVWGPERSVRAAVVALLLLHGPGPVPGRVASLKLRGVRITGRLDLSGGTVTPYVELQSCRFDGEVQLSETRFGTLRLVNCAIPRLEAARLQTEGDLHLPRCRVARGIRLTDAQIGTDLLISEAVVQRDAKGRALAADGMSVAQDFQGELLQTYGEVSLRGATVGVSMSLRGARLSNPAGKRALNAPQLTVERTLYLTSIALDYTSGDPGSATPPYGQGHTPLRGEPAQHFECVGGLRLDDGRFGDAVDFYGARFTLTEDQEVALRRIHTPELRFVGERPERGRVVLSGSRVVKLVDTAASWPARPGRLSIEGFAYENLAPRGLFPPARRLEWVEAATPEYSPEPYERLAAVLRASGEDADAREVLVAKQRRRRATLPPALRAWGYLQDWTVVYGYRPGRAALWMAVLWAAGAVLFEVHGEPPPLKAQEHPDWNSVLFALDLLLPVIDLGQQDQWILRGGWQWGTAALVILGWILATTVAAGASRVLRRG, encoded by the coding sequence ATGGCCGAAGCACGACCGAACGGGGAACCGGCCGATCTCACCGGCCCCGAGCGGCTCATGTGGGACGCGTACCGGACCGGCAGCGTCTGCGATCTCAGCGCCCGCACCGCCGAGCGGGACGATCCGCACGCCGACCGGGTCTGGGGCCCCGAGCGCAGCGTCCGCGCGGCGGTGGTGGCACTCCTGCTGCTCCACGGGCCGGGCCCGGTGCCGGGCCGGGTGGCCTCCCTGAAGCTGCGCGGCGTGCGGATCACCGGCCGCCTCGACCTCTCCGGTGGCACGGTCACCCCGTACGTGGAGCTCCAGTCCTGCCGCTTCGACGGCGAGGTGCAGCTCTCGGAGACCCGCTTCGGCACGCTGCGCCTGGTCAACTGCGCGATACCCCGGCTGGAGGCGGCCCGCCTGCAGACGGAGGGCGACCTGCACCTGCCGCGCTGCCGGGTGGCGCGCGGGATCCGGCTCACGGACGCGCAGATCGGCACCGACCTGCTGATCAGCGAGGCGGTGGTGCAGCGCGACGCCAAGGGGCGGGCACTGGCCGCCGACGGGATGTCGGTGGCGCAGGACTTCCAGGGCGAGCTGCTGCAGACCTACGGGGAGGTGAGCCTGCGCGGCGCCACGGTCGGCGTGTCGATGAGCCTGCGCGGGGCCCGCCTGAGCAACCCGGCCGGCAAGCGGGCGCTGAACGCCCCGCAGCTCACCGTCGAGCGCACCCTCTACCTCACCTCCATCGCCCTGGACTACACCTCGGGCGACCCCGGTTCAGCCACTCCCCCCTACGGGCAGGGCCACACCCCGCTGCGGGGCGAGCCCGCGCAGCACTTCGAGTGCGTGGGCGGCCTGCGGCTGGACGACGGCCGCTTCGGGGACGCCGTGGACTTCTACGGGGCCCGGTTCACCCTCACGGAGGACCAGGAGGTCGCGCTGCGCCGCATCCACACCCCGGAGCTGCGGTTCGTGGGCGAGCGGCCGGAGCGGGGCCGGGTGGTGCTGTCGGGCTCGCGGGTGGTCAAGCTCGTGGACACGGCCGCCAGCTGGCCGGCCCGCCCGGGCCGGCTGTCCATCGAGGGCTTCGCCTACGAGAACCTGGCGCCCCGGGGCCTCTTCCCGCCGGCCCGCCGGCTGGAGTGGGTCGAGGCGGCCACCCCCGAGTACTCCCCGGAACCGTACGAGCGGCTCGCCGCGGTCCTGCGGGCCTCCGGGGAGGACGCGGACGCCCGCGAGGTGCTGGTGGCCAAACAGCGGCGCCGGCGGGCCACGCTGCCGCCGGCGCTGCGCGCGTGGGGGTACCTCCAGGACTGGACGGTGGTCTACGGCTACCGGCCGGGGCGGGCGGCGCTGTGGATGGCCGTGCTGTGGGCGGCCGGGGCCGTGCTCTTCGAGGTGCACGGCGAGCCGCCGCCGCTCAAGGCGCAGGAGCACCCGGACTGGAACTCCGTGCTGTTCGCCCTGGACCTGCTGCTCCCGGTGATCGACCTGGGCCAGCAGGACCAGTGGATTCTGCGGGGCGGCTGGCAGTGGGGCACGGCCGCCCTGGTCATCCTCGGCTGGATCCTGGCGACGACGGTGGCGGCGGGCGCTTCCCGCGTCCTGAGGCGGGGATAA
- the hisD gene encoding histidinol dehydrogenase produces MISRIDLRGDTLPEGGALRDLLPRAEFDVEAALEKVRPICEDVHHRGTAALIEYAQKFDGVELEQVRVPAEALKTALDELDPAVRAALEESIRRARIVHRSQRRSEHTTQVVPGGTVTEKWVPVERVGLYAPGGRSVYPSSVVMNVVPAQEAGVESIALASPPQVDFDGLPHPTILAACALLGVDEVYAVGGAQAVAMFAYGTEECAPANMVTGPGNIWVAAAKRYFTGKIGIDTEAGPTEIAVLADSTADPVHVAADLISQAEHDPLAAAVLVTDSAELAAAVEKELEPQVAATKHIEDRIKPALAGRQSAIVLVDSLEDGLKVVDAYGAEHLEIQTADAAAWAARVRNAGAIFVGPWSPVSLGDYCAGSNHVLPTGGCACHSSGLSVQSFLRGIHIVDYTRDALAEVTHHVVTLAEAEDLPAHGAALKARFGWKVPQA; encoded by the coding sequence GTGATCTCTCGTATCGACCTGCGCGGCGACACCCTCCCCGAGGGTGGCGCCCTGCGCGATCTGCTGCCCCGTGCCGAGTTCGACGTAGAAGCCGCCCTGGAGAAGGTGCGGCCCATCTGCGAGGACGTCCACCATCGTGGAACGGCGGCGCTGATCGAGTACGCGCAGAAGTTCGACGGTGTCGAGCTGGAGCAGGTCAGGGTGCCCGCCGAGGCGCTCAAGACCGCTCTCGACGAGCTCGACCCGGCCGTCCGCGCCGCCCTGGAGGAGTCGATCCGGCGCGCCCGGATCGTGCACCGCAGCCAGCGCCGGTCCGAGCACACCACCCAGGTGGTCCCCGGCGGCACGGTGACCGAGAAGTGGGTTCCGGTGGAGCGCGTGGGGCTGTACGCCCCGGGCGGCCGCTCGGTGTACCCCTCCTCCGTCGTCATGAACGTCGTCCCGGCCCAGGAGGCGGGCGTCGAGTCCATCGCGCTCGCGTCCCCGCCGCAGGTCGACTTCGACGGGCTGCCGCACCCGACGATCCTCGCCGCGTGCGCGCTGCTCGGTGTCGACGAGGTGTACGCGGTCGGCGGGGCCCAGGCCGTCGCGATGTTCGCGTACGGCACCGAGGAGTGCGCCCCCGCGAACATGGTCACCGGCCCCGGCAACATCTGGGTCGCCGCCGCCAAGCGCTACTTCACCGGCAAGATCGGCATCGACACCGAGGCCGGCCCGACCGAGATCGCGGTCCTCGCCGACTCCACGGCCGACCCGGTGCACGTCGCCGCCGACCTCATCAGCCAGGCCGAGCACGACCCGCTGGCCGCCGCCGTCCTCGTCACGGACTCCGCGGAGCTCGCGGCCGCCGTCGAGAAGGAGCTGGAACCGCAGGTCGCGGCCACCAAGCACATCGAGGACCGGATCAAGCCCGCGCTGGCCGGCCGCCAGTCCGCGATCGTGCTGGTCGACAGCCTGGAGGACGGCCTCAAGGTCGTCGACGCGTACGGCGCCGAGCACCTGGAGATCCAGACCGCCGACGCGGCCGCCTGGGCCGCCCGCGTGCGCAACGCCGGCGCGATCTTCGTCGGCCCCTGGTCCCCGGTCTCGCTCGGCGACTACTGCGCCGGCTCCAACCACGTGCTGCCCACCGGCGGCTGCGCCTGCCACTCCTCGGGCCTGTCCGTGCAGTCCTTCCTGCGCGGCATCCACATCGTCGACTACACGCGCGACGCCCTCGCCGAGGTCACCCACCACGTGGTGACCCTGGCCGAGGCCGAGGACCTGCCCGCGCACGGCGCGGCTCTGAAGGCACGATTCGGGTGGAAGGTTCCCCAGGCATGA
- a CDS encoding histidinol-phosphate transaminase: MTRTTDSADGAAVIGIDDLPIRDELRGKTPYGAPQLDVPVQLNTNENPYGLPEALVSRIAERVAEAARTLNRYPDRDAVELRTELAAYLTRTGKHPVARENVWAANGSNEVLQQLLQTFGGPGRTAIGFEPSYSMHALIARGTGTDWISGPRNEDFTIDVETAERAIAEHAPNVVFITSPNNPTGTAVGAETVLALYEAAQAAGPSLVVVDEAYVEFSHRDSLLPLIEGRPNLVVSRTMSKAFGAAGLRLGYLAAHPAVVDAVQLVRLPYHLSAVTQATALAALEFTDTLLGYVEQLKAERDRLVTELRGIGFEVTDSDSNFVQFGRFENSHTAWQNILDQGVLVRDNGVPGWLRVTAGTPAENDAFLEAVRALKKEQHA; the protein is encoded by the coding sequence ATGACCCGCACCACTGACAGCGCGGACGGCGCGGCCGTCATCGGCATCGACGACCTCCCCATCCGGGACGAGCTGCGCGGCAAGACCCCGTACGGCGCCCCGCAGCTGGACGTGCCCGTCCAGCTCAACACCAACGAGAACCCGTACGGGCTACCCGAGGCACTGGTCAGCCGCATCGCCGAGCGGGTCGCCGAGGCCGCCCGCACCCTCAACCGGTACCCCGACCGGGACGCCGTCGAGCTGCGCACCGAGCTGGCCGCCTACCTCACCCGCACCGGCAAGCACCCGGTCGCGCGGGAGAACGTCTGGGCCGCCAACGGCTCCAACGAGGTCCTCCAGCAGCTGCTGCAGACCTTCGGCGGACCCGGCCGCACCGCGATCGGCTTCGAGCCCTCGTACTCGATGCACGCGCTGATCGCGCGCGGCACCGGGACCGACTGGATCTCGGGCCCGCGCAACGAGGACTTCACCATCGACGTGGAGACGGCCGAGCGGGCGATCGCCGAGCACGCGCCCAACGTCGTCTTCATCACCTCGCCCAACAACCCCACGGGCACCGCGGTCGGGGCGGAGACGGTCCTGGCCCTCTACGAGGCCGCGCAGGCGGCCGGGCCCAGCCTGGTCGTCGTGGACGAGGCCTACGTGGAGTTCAGCCACCGGGACTCGCTGCTGCCGCTGATCGAGGGCCGCCCGAACCTGGTGGTCTCCCGGACCATGTCCAAGGCCTTCGGCGCCGCGGGCCTGCGCCTGGGCTACCTGGCCGCGCACCCGGCCGTGGTCGACGCCGTACAGCTCGTACGCCTGCCGTACCACCTGTCGGCCGTCACCCAGGCGACCGCGCTGGCCGCCCTGGAATTCACCGACACCCTGCTCGGCTACGTCGAGCAGCTCAAGGCCGAGCGCGACCGCCTGGTCACCGAGCTGCGGGGCATCGGCTTCGAGGTCACCGACTCCGACTCGAACTTCGTACAGTTCGGCCGGTTCGAAAACTCCCACACCGCCTGGCAGAACATCCTCGACCAGGGCGTCCTGGTCCGGGACAACGGCGTGCCGGGATGGCTGCGGGTCACCGCGGGCACCCCGGCCGAGAACGACGCGTTCCTGGAAGCGGTTCGCGCACTGAAGAAGGAGCAGCACGCATGA
- the hisB gene encoding imidazoleglycerol-phosphate dehydratase HisB, which yields MSRIGRVERTTKETSVLVEINLDGTGKVDVSTGVGFYDHMLDQLGRHGLFDLTVKTEGDLHIDSHHTIEDSALALGAAFKQALGDKVGIYRFGNCTVPLDESLAQVTVDLSGRPYLVHTEPENMAPMIGSYDTTMTRHIFESFVAQAQIALHIHVPYGRNAHHIVECQFKALARALRYAAEFDPRAAGILPSTKGAL from the coding sequence ATGAGCCGCATCGGACGGGTCGAACGGACCACGAAGGAGACCTCGGTCCTCGTCGAGATAAACCTCGACGGCACGGGCAAGGTCGACGTCTCGACGGGCGTGGGCTTCTACGACCACATGCTCGACCAGCTCGGCCGCCACGGCCTCTTCGACCTCACGGTCAAGACCGAGGGCGACCTGCACATCGACAGCCACCACACCATCGAGGACAGCGCGCTGGCGCTCGGCGCCGCCTTCAAGCAGGCCCTCGGCGACAAGGTCGGCATCTACCGCTTCGGCAACTGCACCGTGCCGCTCGACGAGTCCCTCGCCCAGGTGACCGTCGACCTGTCGGGCCGCCCGTACCTCGTGCACACCGAGCCCGAGAACATGGCGCCGATGATCGGCTCGTACGACACGACGATGACCCGGCACATCTTCGAGTCCTTCGTCGCGCAGGCCCAGATCGCCCTGCACATCCACGTGCCGTACGGCCGCAACGCCCACCACATCGTGGAGTGCCAGTTCAAGGCGCTGGCCCGGGCCCTGCGCTACGCCGCCGAGTTCGACCCGCGCGCCGCCGGGATCCTGCCCTCCACGAAGGGCGCCCTCTAG
- the hisH gene encoding imidazole glycerol phosphate synthase subunit HisH — translation MSAVSPTKKVVVFDYGFGNVRSAERALARAGADVEITRDYDKAMDADGLLVPGVGAFSACMQGLKDARGDWIIGRRLSGGRPVMGICVGMQILFERGIEHGVETEGLDEWPGTVGPLQAPIVPHMGWNTVDAPTDSQAFAGLDEDARFYFVHSYAAHDWSLEVTNPLIKAPKVTWATHGERFVAAVENGALWATQFHPEKSGDAGAQLLTNWIETL, via the coding sequence ATGAGCGCAGTCAGCCCCACCAAGAAGGTCGTGGTCTTCGACTACGGCTTCGGCAACGTCCGCTCCGCCGAGCGCGCCCTCGCGCGCGCCGGCGCGGACGTGGAGATCACCCGCGACTACGACAAGGCCATGGACGCCGACGGACTCCTCGTCCCCGGTGTCGGCGCCTTCTCCGCCTGCATGCAGGGGCTCAAGGACGCGCGCGGCGACTGGATCATCGGCCGCCGGCTCTCCGGCGGCCGCCCGGTCATGGGCATCTGCGTCGGCATGCAGATCCTCTTCGAGCGCGGCATCGAGCACGGCGTGGAGACCGAGGGACTGGACGAGTGGCCCGGCACGGTCGGCCCGCTCCAGGCCCCGATCGTCCCCCACATGGGCTGGAACACCGTGGACGCGCCGACCGACAGCCAGGCCTTCGCCGGCCTGGACGAGGACGCCCGCTTCTACTTCGTGCACTCCTACGCGGCCCACGACTGGTCGCTGGAAGTCACCAACCCGCTGATCAAGGCCCCCAAGGTCACCTGGGCCACGCACGGCGAGCGGTTCGTCGCGGCGGTGGAGAACGGGGCCCTGTGGGCCACCCAGTTCCACCCCGAGAAGTCCGGGGACGCCGGCGCCCAGCTCCTCACCAACTGGATCGAGACCCTGTGA
- the priA gene encoding bifunctional 1-(5-phosphoribosyl)-5-((5-phosphoribosylamino)methylideneamino)imidazole-4-carboxamide isomerase/phosphoribosylanthranilate isomerase PriA — protein sequence MTTSKKLELLPAVDVRDGQAVRLVHGVSGSETSYGSPLQAALAWQSAGAEWLHLVDLDAAFGTGDNRALVAEITGAMDIKVELSGGIRDDASLAAALATGCTRVNLGTAALETPEWAAKAIAEHGDKIAVGLDVRGTTLKGRGWTSEGGDLYETLARLDSEGCARYVVTDIGKDGTLTGPNLELLKNVCAATDRPVVASGGISSLDDLRALAGLVGAGVEGAIVGKALYAKAFTLEEALKVVSA from the coding sequence ATGACGACGTCGAAGAAGCTCGAACTGCTCCCCGCCGTCGACGTCCGCGACGGCCAGGCCGTCCGCCTCGTGCACGGCGTCTCCGGCAGCGAGACCTCCTACGGCTCCCCGCTCCAGGCCGCCCTCGCCTGGCAGTCCGCCGGCGCCGAATGGCTGCACCTGGTCGACCTGGACGCCGCCTTCGGCACCGGTGACAACCGCGCGCTCGTCGCCGAGATCACCGGCGCCATGGACATCAAGGTCGAGCTGTCCGGCGGCATCCGCGACGACGCCTCGCTCGCCGCGGCCCTCGCCACCGGCTGCACCCGCGTCAACCTCGGCACCGCCGCCCTGGAGACCCCCGAGTGGGCCGCCAAGGCCATCGCCGAGCACGGCGACAAGATCGCCGTCGGCCTCGACGTACGCGGCACCACCCTCAAGGGCCGCGGCTGGACCAGCGAGGGCGGGGACCTCTACGAGACCCTCGCGCGCCTGGACTCCGAGGGCTGCGCCCGCTACGTCGTCACCGACATCGGCAAGGACGGCACCCTCACCGGCCCCAACCTGGAGCTGCTGAAGAACGTCTGCGCCGCCACCGACCGGCCCGTCGTGGCCTCCGGCGGCATCTCCTCCCTCGACGACCTGCGCGCACTGGCCGGGCTCGTCGGGGCCGGCGTCGAGGGCGCCATCGTAGGCAAGGCCCTGTACGCCAAGGCGTTCACGCTCGAAGAAGCCCTGAAGGTGGTCTCCGCATGA
- a CDS encoding RidA family protein, with protein sequence MSSENGSANSSDVRRISSGGAYEDVLGYSRAVQLPHGLVLVSGCTGADAGGPYDQTKKAFSVAFKALEQAGLGPEHVVRTRLYLTHARDVDEVGRAHSELFDKIRPASTLIIVNGFVDPSMVVEVEVEAFGPVAGGSA encoded by the coding sequence ATGAGTTCCGAGAACGGTTCCGCGAACAGTTCCGACGTCCGACGCATCTCCTCCGGCGGCGCCTACGAGGACGTACTCGGCTACTCCCGCGCCGTCCAGCTCCCCCATGGGCTGGTCCTGGTCTCCGGCTGCACCGGGGCCGACGCGGGCGGCCCGTACGACCAGACCAAGAAGGCCTTCAGCGTGGCCTTCAAGGCGCTGGAGCAGGCCGGGCTCGGCCCCGAGCACGTGGTCCGCACCCGGCTCTACCTCACGCACGCCCGTGACGTGGACGAGGTCGGCCGCGCCCACAGCGAGCTCTTCGACAAGATCCGCCCCGCCTCGACGCTGATCATCGTCAACGGGTTCGTGGACCCGAGCATGGTCGTCGAGGTGGAGGTCGAGGCCTTCGGCCCCGTCGCGGGAGGCTCGGCATGA
- the hisF gene encoding imidazole glycerol phosphate synthase subunit HisF translates to MTLAVRVIPCLDVDNGRVVKGVNFQNLRDAGDPVEMAKLYDAEGADELTFLDITASSGNRETTYDVVRRTAEQVFIPLTVGGGVRTADDVDKLLRAGADKVGVNTAAIARPELIQEIAERFGRQVLVLSVDARRTASGSFEVTTHGGRQSAGIDAVEWAHRAAELGAGEILLNSMDADGTKDGYDTEMIAAVRKHVTVPVIASGGAGKLAHFPPAIAAGADAVLAASVFHFGDLRIGQVKDALREAGHPVR, encoded by the coding sequence ATGACCCTCGCCGTACGGGTGATCCCCTGCCTGGACGTGGACAACGGCCGCGTGGTCAAGGGCGTCAACTTCCAGAACCTGCGCGACGCCGGCGACCCGGTCGAGATGGCCAAGCTCTACGACGCCGAAGGCGCCGACGAGCTGACCTTCCTCGACATCACCGCGTCCTCCGGGAACCGGGAGACCACCTACGACGTGGTGCGCCGCACCGCCGAGCAGGTCTTCATCCCGCTGACCGTGGGCGGCGGCGTCCGCACCGCCGACGACGTGGACAAGCTGCTGCGGGCCGGCGCCGACAAGGTCGGCGTCAACACCGCCGCCATCGCCCGGCCCGAGCTCATCCAGGAGATCGCCGAGCGCTTCGGCCGTCAGGTGCTCGTCCTGTCGGTCGACGCCCGCCGCACCGCCTCCGGTTCCTTCGAGGTGACCACCCACGGCGGCCGGCAGAGCGCCGGCATCGACGCCGTCGAGTGGGCGCACCGGGCGGCCGAGCTGGGCGCCGGGGAAATCCTGTTGAACTCGATGGACGCGGACGGTACCAAGGACGGCTACGACACCGAGATGATCGCGGCCGTGCGCAAGCACGTCACGGTCCCGGTGATCGCCTCGGGCGGCGCGGGCAAGCTCGCGCACTTCCCGCCGGCGATCGCGGCGGGCGCCGACGCGGTGCTCGCGGCGTCGGTGTTCCACTTCGGAGACCTGCGCATCGGCCAGGTCAAGGACGCGCTGAGGGAAGCGGGCCACCCGGTCCGCTGA
- a CDS encoding MFS transporter has product MNGNVWRDANVLRWLAAYGASLVGDGVYFLALGWAAAQTAGPAEVGLVMAVGAIPRALLMLGGGVIADRFGPRLVVISSDAVRCGVVLALALVLALGSPGLWVLVLVALVFGIVDALFMPAVGALPPRIAGPGQLVRVQGLRSLAERVGHTAGPPVAGLAMGLGGPASAFAVASALFGVSLVLLIAVRIAPLPAPDPGSAPPPGESLWGQLRSGLAYIRRHGLIGPLVLSGALSQLGTSAPMTLGLILVSEERGWGPGGVGWIIGGMGLGAASSALVLTLIPRFPRAGAIQNLTLIIGSAGIGGLVLAPNLPVAVGLAVLTGLVCGICGGLAIALIQTATDPSYLGRVSSVMAFTAVGLAPLAYPVFGFAADVWGVTPVFLAGAAVSMAGAIVGTSAPAVRRAELALA; this is encoded by the coding sequence GTGAACGGGAACGTCTGGCGGGACGCCAATGTCCTGCGCTGGCTGGCCGCCTACGGGGCTTCGCTCGTCGGGGACGGGGTCTACTTCCTCGCCCTCGGCTGGGCGGCCGCCCAGACGGCCGGCCCGGCCGAGGTCGGCCTGGTGATGGCGGTCGGCGCGATACCGAGGGCCCTGCTCATGCTGGGCGGCGGGGTGATCGCCGACCGCTTCGGGCCCCGGCTCGTGGTCATCTCCTCCGACGCGGTGAGGTGTGGCGTCGTCCTGGCCTTGGCGCTCGTCCTGGCCCTCGGCTCCCCGGGCCTGTGGGTCCTGGTGCTCGTCGCGCTGGTCTTCGGCATCGTGGACGCGCTGTTCATGCCGGCCGTCGGCGCGCTGCCGCCGCGGATCGCGGGGCCCGGGCAGCTGGTACGGGTCCAGGGGCTGCGCAGCCTCGCCGAACGCGTCGGGCACACCGCCGGGCCGCCGGTGGCGGGGCTGGCGATGGGGCTGGGCGGGCCGGCATCGGCCTTCGCGGTGGCCTCGGCGCTGTTCGGGGTGTCGCTGGTACTGCTGATCGCGGTACGGATCGCCCCGCTGCCGGCTCCGGACCCCGGCTCGGCGCCCCCGCCCGGGGAGAGCCTCTGGGGGCAGCTCCGCTCGGGACTCGCCTACATCCGGCGGCACGGGCTGATCGGGCCCCTGGTCCTGTCCGGAGCACTGAGCCAGCTCGGCACGTCCGCGCCGATGACGCTGGGGCTGATCCTGGTCTCGGAAGAGCGTGGCTGGGGGCCGGGCGGGGTCGGCTGGATCATCGGCGGGATGGGCCTGGGCGCGGCGTCGAGCGCGCTGGTGCTGACCCTGATCCCGAGGTTCCCGCGGGCCGGGGCGATCCAGAACCTCACCCTGATCATCGGCTCGGCGGGCATCGGCGGCCTCGTGCTGGCGCCGAACCTGCCGGTGGCGGTGGGGCTGGCCGTGCTGACGGGGCTGGTCTGCGGGATCTGCGGCGGCCTGGCCATCGCCCTCATCCAGACGGCCACGGACCCCTCCTACCTGGGGCGGGTCAGCTCCGTGATGGCCTTCACGGCGGTCGGCCTGGCCCCGCTGGCCTACCCCGTCTTCGGCTTCGCCGCCGATGTGTGGGGCGTGACCCCGGTCTTCCTCGCCGGGGCGGCGGTGAGCATGGCGGGCGCGATAGTCGGCACCTCGGCCCCCGCGGTCCGCCGCGCGGAACTCGCCCTGGCCTGA
- a CDS encoding TIGR03085 family metal-binding protein, producing the protein MSTHAKRERLLLADLLESAGPEAPTLCDGWRTRELAAHVVVRERRPDAAGGLLLNVLKARLDKAMEEYGAKPYEELIQLIRTGPPKMSVYSLKQIDELANAVEFYVHSEDVRRAQPDWSPRALDPVFSDSLWSRLEKLARLTGRRSPVGLVLRRPNGQTAVAHKGAPVVTVTGEPGELTLFCFGRQDAAAVELDGPKEAIAKLTAAQLGV; encoded by the coding sequence ATGTCTACCCATGCGAAGCGTGAACGACTGCTGCTGGCCGACCTGTTGGAGTCGGCGGGCCCGGAGGCGCCGACACTGTGCGACGGCTGGCGGACCCGGGAGCTCGCCGCGCACGTGGTGGTCCGGGAGCGTCGCCCGGACGCGGCGGGCGGACTGCTGCTGAACGTGCTGAAGGCGCGCCTGGACAAGGCGATGGAGGAGTACGGGGCCAAGCCGTACGAGGAACTCATCCAGCTGATCCGGACCGGCCCGCCGAAGATGTCCGTCTACTCGCTGAAGCAGATCGACGAGCTGGCGAACGCGGTGGAGTTCTACGTCCACTCCGAGGACGTCCGCCGGGCCCAGCCGGACTGGTCCCCGCGCGCCCTGGACCCGGTCTTCTCCGACTCCCTCTGGTCCCGCCTGGAGAAGCTCGCCCGGCTGACGGGCCGCCGCTCCCCCGTGGGCCTGGTCCTGCGCCGCCCGAACGGCCAGACGGCGGTGGCGCACAAGGGGGCGCCGGTGGTGACGGTGACGGGCGAGCCGGGAGAACTGACCCTGTTCTGCTTCGGCCGCCAGGACGCTGCCGCGGTGGAACTGGACGGCCCGAAGGAGGCCATCGCGAAGCTCACGGCGGCGCAGCTGGGCGTGTGA